Proteins found in one Thunnus maccoyii chromosome 5, fThuMac1.1, whole genome shotgun sequence genomic segment:
- the ciao2a gene encoding cytosolic iron-sulfur assembly component 2A, with protein MEIVFSLLSITVNKVLQFSGLVDTRNVLKTKKMEEKALEVYDVIRSIRDPEKPNTLEELDVVTEKCVEVQELGEDEYLIIIKFSPTVPHCSLATLIGLCLQVKLQRCLPFKHKLEIYISEGTHSTEEDINKQINDKERVAAAMENPNLREIVEQCVIEPDD; from the exons atggaaatagtgTTCAGCCTTCTGTCGATAACTGTCAACAAGGTTTTACAGTTTTCTGGACTTGTGGATACCAGGAATGTCCTGAAGACCaagaagatggaggagaaagCGTTAGAAGTGTACG ACGTGATCCGATCGATCCGTGACCCGGAGAAGCCCAACACCCTGGAAGAGCTCGATGTGGTGACGGAGAAATGCGTGGAGGTCCAGGAGCTCGGGGAGGACGAGTACCTCATCATTATCAAGTTCTCTCCCACCGTGCCTCACTGCTCTCTGGCTACTCTGATTG gccTGTGCTTACAAGTGAAACTGCAACGATGTCTGCCATTTAAACATAAG CTGGAAATTTATATTTCAGAAGGAACCCATTCTACTGAAGAAGATA tTAACAAACAGATCAACGATAAGGAGCGGGTGGCGGCCGCCATGGAGAACCCAAACCTGAGGGAGATCGTGGAGCAGTGTGTCATCGAACCTGACGACTGA